One part of the Coturnix japonica isolate 7356 chromosome 24, Coturnix japonica 2.1, whole genome shotgun sequence genome encodes these proteins:
- the TECTA gene encoding alpha-tectorin isoform X1, producing the protein MAQKGHLTKWAVWVYLVGEGPSAVLGWIAWDVLSFGNDARLDFSLPCRMNTRSLLSTWAALLVVTVRHQAQAMASLYPFWPNDTKTPKVDDGSSPEIKLSIPFIFFGAPYRTVYVNNNGVISFNSLVSQFTPEAFPLADGRAFVAPFWADVHNGIRGEIYYRESTDPELLGRASKDIRKYFKDMASFSARWVFVVTWEEVTFYGGSSTTPVNTFQAVLITDGVSSFAIFNYQEISWTTGTASGGDPLTGLGGVMAQAGFNGGNISNFFSIPGSRTPDIVNIEQTTNVNIPGRWAFKIDGREIDPANGCSLRGQFLHQGEIFWENSNCSTKCRCLDFNNEIFCQEMACGPFEACEPKIKFFQCVPVESSTCVVFGDPHYHTFDGFLFHFQGSCSYLLARQCWPGSQLPYFNVEAKNENRGGSSVSWLRDIFVEVYSHKIVLPKGSFGKAKVDDLVVSLPISLELGAIKVYQSGLSTALETDFGLMVTYDGQHYASVSVPGTYINGTCGLCGNYNKDPEDDALRSDGRLASSVPELGESWRVPHPERKCSPGCVENCSICDASTESLYFSPEYCGFLNKTGGPLWECGSVVDPTAFVHSCVYDLCSGRENSTGLCQAIQAYAAVCQGLGIPVGEWRAQTGCEAVVQCPDHSHYSVCASGCPATCSDLTAPLRCAAPCAEGCECDDGHVLSADLCIPVQKCGCDVDGRYYAVGEVFWATADCTSECQCEDGGEAKCFNTSCPEGEVCAIEDGYRGCYPKREGLCSVGQNQVLRTFDGVTFPYPLEHSYTLIKTCMEKPDFIEVDISQKKPGYAPNGLRVVRIQVVGQEVKVGGASLSEVKVNGYDVDLPYFHPSGHLEIYRTDNGTVMESEGLLNIGYYDSGLLEIRLSTTFFNCTGGLCGFFNGNASDEFCTPKGKCTDNLELFLESWTTFDEICNGECGDLLKACNNDSELLKTYRSRSNCGIINDPTNSSFLECHSVVNVSAYYRTCLFRLCQSGGNQSELCDAVARYASACKNAEVDVGQWRSHSFCPLACPENSHFEECMSCVETCETLATGPVCTDTCTEGCQCDEGFALRGSRCVPRGECGCNFEGRQLATNQTFWMDISCHFLCYCNGSDNSVYCENVSCKDDEYCLEENGLYYCHVRTDASCIVSGYGHYLTFDGFSFDFQSSCALVLCTTISRPRAERSDTFPTFTVTAKNEDRDTSLALWVKQVEVEVFNYNIVIHRAYKYTVMINNERLYLPLKLGQGKVNIFAFGFHIVVETDFGLKVVYDWKTFLSVTIPRSFQNLTYGLCGRYNGNPDDDLVAAGGMPAFSVTDFVQSWAKRDTFCRVGCGDRCPACGKVEGFWKPQQLCSLIPSQSGVFAKCHSKINPSYFYKNCLFDTCVDGGAMQTACGWLQNYASTCQTQGIAIIGWRNFTSCSVSCPPNSHYESCVSLCQPRCAAIRLKSDCGHYCVEGCQCDPGYVLNGKSCILPQNCGCYSDGKYYEPKQLFWNGDCTRRCRCFRRNLIQCDPRHCKSDEECASRNGVRGCFSTRSSFCLAAGGGVFRTFDGAFLRFPANCAFVLSTICQKLPDFSFQLIINFDKWSSPNLTVISPVYFYINEEQILISDRNTVKVNGSLVSIPFVTGLSTKIYSHEGFLVIDSGPDIQIRYNGFNVIKITIGDRLQNKVCGLCGNFNGDPADDYATLRGKPVVSSVVLAQSWKTNGMQKSCNELQYSQYAASCDNVQIQKLQSDSYCLKLTDMKGFFQPCYGLLDPLPFYESCFLDGCYNRKQVQLCGSLAAYGEACRTFGILGTEWIEKENCSGVVEDPCAGADCPNRTCELDDGGELCGCIEPPPYGNTTHDIIDAEVTCKAAQMEVSISKCKLFQLGFEREGVRVNDRHCPGIEGEDFISFQINNTKGNCGNLVQSNSTHIVYKNTVWIESANNTGNIITRDRTINVEFSCAYELDIKISLDSVVRPMLSVINLTVPTQEGSFTTKMALYKNSSYKHPYRQGEVVLTTRDVLYVGVFVVGADSNHLILMLNKCYATPSRDSNDKLRYFIIEGGCQNLKDNTIGIEENGVSLTCRFHVTVFKFIGDYDEVHLHCAVSLCDSEKYSCKINCPQHRRSASAFGHEAHEQILSVGPIRRKRSDWCEDNGGCEQICTSQADGPLCSCVTGTLQGDGKSCRASSSSADSRAQTSLLVLAQLWLWAALQDPTS; encoded by the exons ATGGCTCAGAAAGGGCACTTAACAAAGTGGGCAGTTTGGGTCTACTTGGTGGGTGAGGGaccctctgcagtgctgggatggatCGCTTGGGATGtgctttcctttggaaatgATGCACGTTTGGATTTCTCCCTGCCCTGTAGGATGAACACACGATCATTGCTCAGCAcctgggcagctctgctggtggtAACTGTGCGTCACCAAG CTCAGGCCATGGCAAGTCTGTACCCATTTTGGCCAAACGACACAAAAACACCCAAAGTGGACGATGGGAGCTCTCCTGAGATCAAGCTCTCTATTCCGTTCATCTTCTTTGGAGCCCCATACAGGACGGTTTAT GTGAACAACAACGGCGTGATCTCCTTCAACTCACTGGTCAGCCAGTTCACACCTGAAGCCTTCCCACTTGCTGATGGCCGGGCCTTTGTCGCGCCCTTCTGGGCTGATGTGCACAATGGCATCCGTGGGGAGATCTACTACCGCGAGAGCACCgaccctgagctgctgggcagagcCTCCAAGGACATCCGCAAGTACTTCAAGGACATGGCATCCTTCTCAGCCAGATGGGTCTTCGTCGTCACCTGGGAGGAGGTGACGTTCTATGGGGGGAGCAGCACGACACCG GTGAACACATTTCAAGCTGTTCTCATCACCGACGGGGTGTCATCCTTTGCCATATTTAACTACCAAGAGATCAGCTGGACCACAGGGACAGCCAGTGGAGGGGACCCCCTGACTGGGCTTGGTGGGGTGATGGCTCAG GCTGGTTTCAATGGTGGAAATATCAGCAACTTCTTCAGCATCCCAGGCTCCAGAACCCCAGACATAGTCAATATAGAGCAAACAACCAATGTGAACATTCCAGGGCGCTGGGCTTTCAAAATAGATGGCAGAGAAATAGATCCAGCCAACGGCTGCAGCCTGAGAG GACAGTTTCTCCATCAAGGGGAGATCTTCTGGGAGAACTCAAACTGCAGCACCAAGTGCCGCTGCCTGGACTTCAACAATGAGATCTTCTGCCAGGAGATGGCTTGCGGCCCATTCGAAGCATGCGAGCCGAAGATCAAGTTCTTCCAGTGCGTGCCTGTGGAGAGCAGCACCTGCGTGGTGTTCGGAGATCCACACTACCACACCTTCGATGGCTTCCTCTTTCACTTCCAGGGTTCCTGCTCCTACCTCCTCGCCAGGCAGTGCTGGCCAGGCTCCCAGCTGCCCTACTTCAACGTGGAGGCCAAGAACGAGAACCGAGGCGGCTCCTCCGTCTCCTGGCTGAGGGACATTTTTGTGGAGGTCTACTCGCACAAGATTGTCCTCCCAAAGGGCAGCTTTGGGAAAGCCAAG GTGGATGACTTGGTGGTGTCCTTACCCATCTCCCTAGAGCTGGGCGCTATCAAAGTCTACCAAAGCGGCTTGTCCACAGCCTTGGAGACTGATTTTGGCCTGATGGTGACTTACGATGGCCAACACTACGCCTCCGTCTCCGTTCCTGGCACGTACATCAATGGCACGTGTGGTCTGTGCGGGAATTACAACAAAGACCCCGAGGATGATGCACTGCGTTCGGATGGCAGGTTGGCCTCCTCAGTGCCAGAACTGGGTGAGAGCTGGCGAGTGCCTCACCCCGAGAGGAAATGCTCACCTGGCTGCGTGGAGAACTGCAGCATCTGCGATGCCTCCACCGAATCACTCTATTTCTCCCCGGAATATTGTGGCTTCCTCAACAAGACTGGAGGGCCACTGTGGGAGTGTGGCTCCGTTGTGGACCCCACCGCCTTTGTACACAGCTGTGTCTATGATCTGTGTAGTGGACGGGAGAACAGCACCGGGCTGTGTCAAGCCATCCAGGCGTACGCCGCGGTGTGCCAAGGGCTGGGGATCCCAGTGGGAGAATGGCGTGCTCAAACAGGATGCG AGGCAGTCGTGCAGTGCCCAGACCACAGCCACTACTCCGTGTGTGCCAGTGGCTGCCCTGCCACCTGCTCAGACCTGACTGCCCCACTGCGCTGTGCTGCACcctgtgctgagggctgtgaGTGTGACGATGGCCACGTGCTGAGCGCCGACCTCTGCATCCCTGTGCAGAAGTGTGGCTGTGATGTGGATGGACGATACTACGCTGTTGGAGAGGTGTTCTGGGCAACAGCGGACTGCACTTCAGAGTGCCAGTGTGAGGACGGCGGGGAGGCCAAGTGCTTCAACACCAGCTGCCCCGAAGGAGAGGTCTGTGCCATTGAGGATGGCTACCGGGGCTGCTACCCAAAGCGGGAGGGCCTGTGTTCGGTGGGACAGAACCAGGTGCTGCGGACGTTTGATGGTGTCACCTTCCCTTACCCGCTGGAGCACTCTTACACACTGATCAAAACGTGCATGGAGAAGCCTGACTTCATCGAGGTGGACATCAGCCAGAAGAAGCCGGGATATGCTCCCAATGGGCTGCGTGTTGTGCGGATCCAGGTGGTTGGCCAAGAGGTGAAGGTCGGAGGAGCCAGCCTGTCAGAGGTCAAG GTGAATGGCTATGATGTAGACCTGCCATATTTCCATCCTTCTGGCCACCTGGAGATCTACCGCACTGACAATGGCACTGTTATGGAGTCAGAGGGACTCCTGAACATTGGCTACTATGATTCAGGCCTCCTGGAGATCCGCCTCTCCACCACCTTCTTCAACTGCACGGGGGGCCTGTGTGGCTTCTTCAATGGCAACGCCAGTGATGAGTTCTGCACGCCCAAGGGCAAGTGCACGGACAACCTGGAGCTCTTCCTGGAGAGCTGGACAACGTTTGATGAGATCTGCAATGGGGAGTGCGGGGACCTCCTCAAGGCATGCAACAACGACTCGGAGCTGCTTAAGACTTACCGGAGCCGCTCCAACTGCGGCATCATCAATGACCCCACCAACAGCTCCTTCCTAGAGTGTCACAGTGTGGTCAACGTCTCAGCCTACTACAGAACATGCCTCTTCCGCCTGTGCCAAAGTGGAGGCAACCAGTCAGAGCTGTGCGATGCAGTGGCACGCTATGCCAGTGCCTGCAAGAACGCCGAGGTGGACGTCGGCCAGTGGAGGAGCCACAGCTTTTGCC CCCTGGCGTGCCCAGAGAACAGCCATTTTGAGGAGTGCATGAGCTGCGTGGAGACCTGCGAGACTCTGGCTACAGGCCCTGTCTGCACGGACACCTGCACAGAGGGCTGCCAGTGTGACGAGGGCTTTGCCCTGCGTGGCTCTCGCTGCGTGCCCCGTGGAGAATGTGGCTGCAACTTCGAGGGCCGCCAGCTGGCCACCAACCAGACCTTCTGGATGGACATCTCCTGCCACTTCCTCTGCTACTGCAATGGCTCAGACAACAGTGTGTACTGCGAGAACGTCTCCTGCAAGGATGATGAGTACTGCCTAGAAGAGAACGGCCTCTATTACTGCCATGTCCGCACTGATGCCTCTTGCATCGTCTCTGGCTACGGGCACTACCTGACATTCGATGGCTTCTCATTTGACTTCCAAAGCAGTTGTGCCCTGGTGCTGTGCACCACCATCTCACGGCCGCGTGCGGAGCGGTCAGACACCTTCCCCACATTCACTGTCACGGCCAAGAATGAGGATCGTGACACCTCCCTGGCCCTGTGGGTGAAGCAAGTGGAGGTGGAGGTTTTCAACTACAACATTGTCATCCACCGTGCCTACAAGTACACCGTGATG ATCAACAATGAACGGCTCTACTTACCCCTGAAGCTGGGCCAGGGCAAAGTGAATATCTTCGCCTTTGGTTTCCACATTGTGGTGGAGACTGACTTTGGACTGAAAGTGGTGTATGACTGGAAGACCTTCCTCTCCGTCACCATCCCACGTAGCTTCCAGAACCTCACCTATGGCCTCTGTGGCCGCTACAATGGCAACCCTGATGATGACCTGGTGGCTGCGGGTGGCATGCCAGCCTTTAGCGTCACCGACTTCGTGCAGAGCTGGGCCAAGAGGGACACCTTCTGTCGGGTGGGCTGCGGTGACCGCTGCCCAGCCTGTGGCAAAGTGGAAGGCTTCTGGAaaccccagcagctctgcagcctcatTCCCAGCCAAAGCGGAGTCTTTGCCAAGTGCCACAGTAAGATCAACCCCAGCTATTTCTACAAGAACTGCCTCTTTGACACCTGTGTTGATGGGGGAGCCATGCAGACGGCCTGTGGCTGGCTGCAAAACTATGCCAGCACGTGTCAGACACAGGGCATCGCCATCATCGGCTGGAGGAACTTCACCTCATGCT CTGTCAGCTGTCCTCCCAATAGTCACTATGAGAGCTGTGTGTCCCTGTGCCAGCCCCGCTGCGCTGCCATCCGCCTGAAGAGCGACTGTGGCCACTACTGCGTGGAGGGCTGCCAGTGTGACCCTGGCTATGTGCTGAATGGCAAGAGCTGCATCCTGCCCCAGAACTGTGGCTGCTACTCTGATGGCAAATACTATGAG CCCAAACAGCTCTTCTGGAACGGAGATTGCACCCGGCGGTGCCGCTGCTTCCGACgcaacctgatccagtgtgACCCACGGCACTGCAAGTCGGATGAGGAGTGTGCCTCACGCAATGGTGTGCGTGGATGCTTCAGCACACGCAGCTCCTTCTGCCTGGCAGCAGGCGGCGGAGTCTTCCGCACCTTTGATGGAGCCTTCCTTCGTTTCCCTGCCAACTGCGCCTTCGTGCTGTCCACCATCTGCCAGAAGCTGCCCGACTTCTCCTTCCAGCTCATCATCAACTTCGACAAGTGGTCCTCGCCCAACCTCACCGTCATCTCCCCCGTGTACTTCTACATCAACGAGGAGCAGATCCTCATCAGTGACAGGAATACGGTCAAG GTGAATGGCAGCCTCGTGAGCATCCCCTTCGTCACGGGGCTCTCCACCAAGATCTACAGCCATGAAGGCTTCCTGGTGATCGACTCCGGCCCCGACATCCAGATCCGCTACAACGGCTTCAACGTCATCAAGATCACCATCGGTGACCGGCTGCAGAACAAGGTGTGCGGGTTGTGTGGCAACTTCAATGGCGACCCGGCGGATGACTACGCGACGCTGCGGGGTAAGCCAGTGGTCAGCAGCGtggtgctggcacagagctggaagaCCAACGGCATGCAGAAGAG CTGCAACGAGCTGCAGTACTCCCAGTACGCTGCGTCCTGCGACAACGTCCAGATCCAGAAGCTGCAGAGTGACAGCTACTGCCTGAAGCTGACGGACATGAAGGGCTTCTTCCAGCCCTGCTACGGCCTCCTGGACCCTCTGCCCTTCTATGAGTCCTGCTTCTTGGATGGCTGCTATAACCGCAAGCAGGTGCAGCTGTGTGGCTCGCTGGCCGCCTATGGTGAGGCATGCCGTACTTTTGGCATCCTGGGCACTGAGTGGATTGAGAAGGAGAATTGCT CAGGAGTGGTGGAGGACCCCTGTGCAGGCGCCGACTGCCCCAACCGGACCTGTGAGCTGGATGACGGCGGGGAGCTCTGTGGCTGCATTGAGCCCCCACCCTATGGCAACA CCACTCATGACATCATTGATGCAGAGGTGACGTGCAAGGCTGCCCAAATGGAAGTGTCCATCTCCAAGTGCAAGCTGTTCCAGCTGGGCTTCGAGCGCGAGGGCGTACGGGTCAATGACCGTCACTGTCCTGGCATAGAGGGAGAGGACTTCATCTCCTTCCAGATCAACAACACCAAGGGCAATTGTGGCAACCTGGTGCAG TCCAACAGCACTCACATCGTATACAAGAACACGGTGTGGATTGAAAGCGCAAACAACACAGGCAACATCATCACACGAGACCGGACCATCAACGTGGAGTTTTCTTGTGCCTATGAGCTGGACATTAAGATCTCTCTGGACTCAGTCGTGCGGCCAATGCTCAG tGTGATCAATCTGACAGTGCCAACCCAGGAAGGGAGCTTCACAACCAAGATGGCCCTGTATAAGAACTCCTCCTACAAGCACCCATACCGGCAGGGGGAAGTGGTGCTGACCACGCGGGACGTGCTCTATGTGGGGGTCTTTGTGGTGGGGGCTGACTCCAACCACCTGATCCTGATGCTGAACAAGTGCTATGCAACACCCTCACGGGACAGCAATGACAAACTGCGCTACTTCATCATCGAGGGAGG GTGCCAAAACTTGAAGGACAACACCATTGGCATCGAGGAGAACGGGGTGTCCCTGACCTGTCGCTTCCACGTCACTGTCTTCAAGTTCATCGGGGACTACGATGAAGTCCACCTGCACTGCGCTGTTTCACTGTGTGACTCAGAGAAGTACTCCTGCAAAATA AACTGCCCCCAACATCGACGGTCAGCCAGCGCCTTCGGCCACGAGGCCCACGAGCAGATCCTGTCAGTGGGGCCCATTCGGAGGAAGC GATCGGATTGGTGCGAGGACAATGGTGGCTGTGAGCAGATCTGCACGAGTCAGGCGGATGGAcccctgtgcagctgtgtgacAGGGACACTGCAAGGGGATGGCAAGAGCTGCAGGG cctCCAGCTCATCAGCAGACAGCCGAGCCCAAACGAGCCTTCTGGTGTTGgcacagctgtggctgtgggcagctctgcaggaccCGACCTCATAG